Proteins encoded in a region of the Oncorhynchus gorbuscha isolate QuinsamMale2020 ecotype Even-year linkage group LG16, OgorEven_v1.0, whole genome shotgun sequence genome:
- the LOC123998828 gene encoding uncharacterized protein LOC123998828: protein MDRDLPWTPSSSSTSSSWSSVVINVADLGAASTCRSIRFSLGPSHGPSEVANPRTGASTRNPTPFPSPIFSEESLGNEEEDDNLRKYCSASEDRDKEDWDRPRSDPLRSVFGLSHSFIFSQVHRDAHRSLSEVILPSIQRRPKKMRPIILSADTRLIMAIVEIIIKQINARLAQIVLKGCDSQGAEAPSTSISSPSSQFAEQMLRIITTTMNGHIMGQMALTRLSGKSPLEIESRLETELGPLAGQVIVATINSIQRAKSDAQTGHEVRVSSPCTYFLSAVSAEVQSLVVQRSGTRMSARQSGSNHLLNLSPAKITRAVELKMAEMYGGSLWDWSMSSDLVDLVVDDTLDALGYLENQSLSGPQSVGYRNGIEDLDIDGVARDMVQKAAVKLKASMSELELEVGSRSSQGCSGPSNHSPLSRSHSDPRMLPVWSAAGVRTVLQVLKTELDSNSDESFDPLQMARNLLARLASGVKSIDNLEIGEMLQGTSAIMEPEAVREHPEISSTAIYHSLLIDCPFPPSERVQETIILSHPLTAQDVTTQKKKQHSADLQTDSLMAEYPAKAQRVVTQVIRDSPLTVDILSAHVSSKNIAEASTHVLESLLVDLNEAVEVSRAERSKFWEQVQLSSQKLYSTAVDKLKSLYTGCLLNNEQDHQDTHVTADKIQDMEVSTNNDLKGPTVAVSQELVRHSAKKILTKVLNVIKAGVAGSERSSVGEQMTKECQVATEMLGSILNRLEDDEPDVGEEDHLHVMSVRDIYEDVSSKTSQVCMVMSSQAMDALTDDVSAATFVHDIVYRSESCLSQATSTHRSGTSQASSDLVVEYMSELHANCLDTTLPVRCTSTAVGDTETCHVPSARVKKKSQGRRFSCCPKLPTVRIKVFKGRVEPESNPAQKELPSQCFSTSRVALHDDHLVSFIPQLEDDLPPAPAQESRKRPLLVRVFRAISRAISKPFKGCAFCKKH from the exons ATGGATAGGGATTTGCCCTggacaccatcatcatcatcaacctcctcctcctggtctTCAGTCGTAATCAATGTAGCAGATCTGGGAGCGGCCTCCACATGCCGCAGCATCAGATTCAGCCTTGGGCCAAGTCATGGGCCAAGCGAGGTCGCCAACCCTAGAACTGGTGCCAGCACACGGAACCCaactcccttcccctcccccatTTT CTCAGAGGAGTCTTTGGGAAATGAGGAAGAGGATGACAACCTAAGAAAATATTGCTCCGCATCTGAGGACAGAGATAAAGAGGATTGGGACAGACCCCGCTCAGACCCCCTGAGGTCTGTGTTTGGACTGTCTCACAGCTTTATCTTCAGTCAGGTTCACAGAGACGCCCACAGGTCCCTGAGTGAGGTCATACTGCCGTCCATCCAGAGGAGACCGAAGAAGATGAGGCCTATTATTCTGTCTGCGGACACCAGGCTGATCATGGCCATTGTGGAGATCATCATCAAGCAGATAAATGCAAGACTAGCCCAGATTGTGCTGAAAGGATGTGACAGTCAGGGAGCCGAAGCTCCTTCGACCAGCATCAGCTCACCGAGCAGTCAATTTGCTGAGCAGATGCTGAGGATAATCACAACCACAATGAATGGCCATATCATGGGACAGATGGCGCTCACTCGGCTGTCTGGAAAGTCCCCTCTGGAGATCGAGAGCAGGCTTGAGACAGAGCTAGGGCCACTGGCAGGTCAGGTCATTGTTGCAACCATCAACAGCATCCAGAGGGCGAAGAGCGATGCTCAGACAGGACATGAGGTTCGGGTGTCCTCACCTTGCACCTACTTCCTGTCAGCTGTGTCGGCTGAGGTGCAGAGTCTGGTGGTCCAGAGATCAGGGACCAGGATGTCAGCCAGACAGTCAGGCAGCAACCACCTGCTGAACCTGTCTCCGGCAAAGATCACCAGGGCCGTCGAGTTGAAAATGGCTGAAATGTACGGCGGATCCCTGTGGGATTGGTCCATGTCCAGTGATTTGGTGGATTTGGTGGTCGATGATACCCTGGATGCCCTTGGATATCTAGAGAACCAGTCATTATCCGGGCCCCAGAGCGTTGGCTACCGGAACGGGATTGAAGACCTCGACATTGATGGTGTGGCAAGGGACATGGTCCAGAAAGCTGCAGTCAAACTCAAGGCATCCATGTCTGAGCTTGAGCTGGAGGTGGGATCCAGATCCTCACAGGGCTGCAGTGGTCCCTCGAACCACTCACCTCTGTCTCGCTCCCACTCCGACCCGAGGATGCTCCCTGTCTGGTCAGCAGCGGGAGTCAGAACTGTCCTGCAAGTGTTAAAAACAGAGCTTGACAGCAACTCAGATGAGTCCTTTGATCCGCTCCAGATGGCTAGAAACCTTCTAGCACGTCTAGCGTCGGGTGTCAAGAGCATCGACAATCTGGAAATTGGTGAGATGCTTCAGGGCACCTCAGCAATCATGGAGCCGGAGGCTGTGAGAGAACACCCAGAAATATCTTCCACTGCCATCTACCACTCCCTGCTCATTGATTGTCCTTTCCCACCATCAGAGAGGGTTCAGGAAACAATTATCCTAAGCCATCCACTCACTGCACAGGACGTGACCACACAGAAGAAAAAGCAGCATTCTGCTGACCTTCAGACCGACAGCCTAATGGCAGAATACCCTGCCAAGGCACAACGGGTAGTGACTCAGGTCATAAGAGATTCTCCTTTAACCGTGGACATCCTGTCAGCCCACGTCTCCTCAAAGAACATTGCTGAGGCCTCAACTCACGTTCTTGAGTCCCTTCTAGTGGACTTAAACGAGGCAGTTGAGGTGAGTAGGGCAGAGCGGAGCAAGTTCTGGGAACAGGTCCAGTTATCCTCCCAGAAACTTTACAGCACAGCTGTGGACAAGCTGAAGAGTTTGTACACTGGTTGCCTCCTCAACAATGAGCAAGACCACCAGGATACCCATGTAACCGCTGACAAAATCCAGGACATGGAAGTGTCTACCAACAATGACCTCAAAGGCCCAACAGTTGCAGTCAGCCAGGAGTTAGTCCGACACAGCGCAAAGAAGATCCTCACAAAGGTTCTGAATGTGATCAAAGCCGGAGTAGCTGGCTCAGAGCGCTCATCTGTAGGCGAGCAGATGACCAAAGAGTGCCAAGTTGCCACAGAGATGTTGGGCTCCATTCTGAACAGACTAGAAGATGATGAGCCTGATGTGGGTGAAGAGGATCATCTTCATGTGATGTCTGTCCGTGACATCTACGAGGATGTCTCATCTAAAACCTCTCAGGTTTGTATGGTGATGAGTAGCCAGGCGATGGACGCGTTGACCGATGATGTGTCTGCCGCAACCTTTGTGCATG ATATTGTGTACAGGTCAGAGAGTTGTCTCTCTCAGGCCACAAGTACCCACAGGTCAGGCACTAGCCAGGCCTCCAGTGACCTTGTTGTTGAGTACATGTCTGAGCTCCATGCCAACTGCCTTGACACCACATTGCCTGTGAGGTGCACTTCTACAGCTGTTGGCGATACAGAGACTTGTCATGTCCCCTCTGCCAGAGTGAAGAAGAAGAGTCAGGGCCGGAGGTTCAGTTGCTGCCCAAAGTTGCCAACGGTCAGGATCAAG GTGTTCAAGGGCAGAGTGGAACCAGAGAGCAACCCCGCTCAAAAGGAGCTGCCTTCGCAGTGTTTCAGCACCTCTCGAGTTGCGCTGC ATGATGATCATCTTGTCTCATTCATTCCCCAACTTGAGGATGACCTGCCACCAGCACCTGCACAGGAGTCCCGTAAACGTCCCCTGTTGGTCAGGGTGTTCCGGGCCATTTCCAGGGCCATCTCAAAGCCATTCAAGGGCTGTGCTTTTTGCAAGAAGCATTAG
- the LOC123998830 gene encoding nucleoside diphosphate kinase A-like: MANTERTFIAIKPDGVQRGLVGEIIKRFEQRGFRLVAMKMIQASEDLVKQHYIDLKDMPFYGGLCAFMHSGPVVAMIWEGLNVVKNGRLMLGETNPADSQPGSIRGDLCITLGRNIIHGSDSLDSAKKEIGLWFKPEEVVEYKSCQHGFLYE; encoded by the exons ATGGCAAACACTGAACGTACCTTCATTGCCATCAAGCCTGATGGTGTCCAGAGGGGACTTGTGGGGGAGATCATTAAGCGCTTTGAGCAGAGGGGCTTCAGGCTTGTGGCCATGAAGATGATCCAG GCATCTGAGGACCTTGTCAAGCAGCACTACATTGACCTGAAGGACATGCCCTTCTATGGTGGCCTTTGCGCCTTCATGCACTCTGGTCCCGTTGTTGCCATG ATCTGGGAAGGCCTGAACGTTGTGAAGAACGGCAGACTGATGCTGGGAGAGACCAACCCTGCAGACTCCCAGCCCGGCAGCATCCGCGGTGACCTCTGTATCACGCTTGGCAG GAACATCATCCATGGCAGTGACTCCCTTGATAGTGCCAAGAAGGAGATCGGCCTGTGGTTCAAGCCAGAGGAGGTGGTTGAGTACAAGAGCTGCCAACATGGATTCCTGTATGAGTAA